From Microbacterium sp. LWH11-1.2, one genomic window encodes:
- a CDS encoding DUF4185 domain-containing protein, with protein sequence METQNTHGGGISRRGVLQGAAVLGAAFVAATAPAPPASAAGLTVTRIKVLAGTQSPLQYGVGATDLGIPARTPDGRMLFLFGDTWADTVGGANWRSPVALYSSTTNLDAGVTFDGCGGAGANTQGVAPQLWYYPHDAYFTTVIPSDVITIGSRMYLHAIVNGPQFGAVRWTELWKSDDNGATWQHTGLQFPADMAGGKFQCITWGLGSDGYVYIYGTGFQRDKGIVLYRVSSNNMTTLSAYQPWGFANGSWGWGKPVTEVLPGGFGEMCLRPLGGKWILTWFNAPEYRIDAMVLNTPTDNLYTATKTTLLHGTEWGTEDASHVAQLYGGYIIPGSTLSDLHLSVSQWHTGNNSVYHSEQFRVQGLV encoded by the coding sequence ATGGAGACCCAGAACACGCACGGTGGCGGAATCAGTCGCCGAGGAGTGCTGCAGGGAGCCGCCGTGCTCGGCGCCGCGTTCGTCGCGGCGACGGCACCGGCACCACCGGCATCAGCCGCCGGACTCACGGTGACGAGGATCAAAGTGCTCGCGGGAACCCAGAGCCCGCTGCAGTACGGCGTGGGCGCGACCGATCTCGGCATCCCGGCCCGCACGCCGGACGGGCGGATGCTGTTCCTGTTCGGCGACACATGGGCCGACACCGTGGGAGGGGCGAACTGGCGCTCGCCGGTGGCGCTGTACTCGTCGACGACGAACCTCGACGCGGGCGTGACCTTCGACGGCTGCGGCGGGGCGGGCGCGAACACGCAGGGCGTGGCGCCGCAGCTCTGGTACTACCCGCACGACGCGTACTTCACGACCGTCATCCCGTCCGACGTGATAACGATCGGATCGCGGATGTACCTGCACGCGATCGTGAACGGTCCGCAGTTCGGCGCTGTGCGCTGGACCGAGCTGTGGAAATCGGACGACAACGGCGCGACCTGGCAGCACACCGGTCTGCAGTTCCCTGCCGACATGGCGGGCGGGAAGTTCCAGTGCATCACGTGGGGGCTCGGCAGCGACGGCTACGTGTACATCTACGGCACCGGATTCCAGCGCGACAAGGGCATCGTGCTCTACCGTGTGTCGTCGAACAACATGACCACGCTCTCGGCCTACCAGCCGTGGGGGTTCGCGAACGGATCCTGGGGCTGGGGAAAGCCCGTGACCGAGGTCCTGCCCGGAGGGTTCGGCGAGATGTGCCTGCGGCCCCTCGGCGGCAAGTGGATCCTCACCTGGTTCAACGCTCCCGAGTACCGGATCGACGCGATGGTGCTGAACACCCCGACCGACAACCTGTACACGGCGACCAAGACGACGCTGCTGCACGGCACCGAGTGGGGAACGGAGGATGCCTCGCACGTCGCGCAGTTGTACGGCGGATACATCATCCCCGGGTCGACGCTGTCGGATCTGCACCTCAGCGTGAGCCAGTGGCACACCGGGAACAACAGCGTCTATCACTCGGAGCAGTTCCGGGTGCAGGGACTCGTCTGA
- a CDS encoding PhzF family phenazine biosynthesis protein: MQRGFRQVDVFGDTPGTGNPVAVVLDADGLDDDDLRRFSVWTNLSECTFVLPPTDAGADYRVRIFSLSTELPFAGHPTLGTARAWLDAGGAPSTPGTVIQQCPAGLIPVRVDGDRLAFASPPRTRSGPVAPELVTELVEILGISREQLVDAEWLDNGPGWVGLLLDSAETVLGLRPDVAGHPGVWDIGLIGPHPEGSETAFELRAFFTDGEGPLREDPVTGSLNAAAAEWLLASGRAHAPYLAAQGTAIGRRGRIRISREADQVWVGGRADVVISGSVEL, translated from the coding sequence ATGCAGCGTGGATTCCGACAGGTCGACGTGTTCGGCGACACCCCCGGCACGGGGAACCCCGTCGCCGTCGTGCTCGATGCGGACGGCCTCGACGACGATGACCTGCGACGGTTCTCGGTGTGGACGAACCTCTCCGAGTGCACCTTCGTGCTGCCGCCGACCGATGCCGGCGCGGACTACCGCGTGCGCATCTTCAGCCTGAGCACCGAACTCCCCTTCGCGGGGCATCCGACGCTCGGAACGGCGAGGGCGTGGCTGGATGCCGGCGGCGCGCCGTCGACCCCCGGCACGGTGATCCAGCAGTGCCCTGCCGGCCTGATCCCGGTGCGGGTGGACGGCGACAGACTGGCCTTCGCCTCGCCGCCTCGGACGCGCTCCGGCCCCGTCGCGCCCGAGCTCGTCACCGAGCTGGTCGAGATCCTGGGCATCAGCCGCGAGCAGCTCGTCGACGCCGAGTGGCTCGACAACGGCCCCGGCTGGGTCGGCCTGCTGCTCGACAGCGCCGAGACGGTTCTCGGCCTCCGCCCCGATGTCGCAGGTCACCCCGGCGTCTGGGACATCGGCTTGATCGGCCCTCACCCGGAAGGATCCGAGACCGCGTTCGAGCTGCGCGCGTTCTTCACCGACGGCGAGGGCCCGCTGCGGGAGGACCCGGTGACCGGCAGCCTGAACGCCGCGGCGGCGGAGTGGCTGCTCGCGAGCGGTCGCGCCCACGCCCCGTATCTCGCCGCACAGGGCACGGCCATCGGACGCCGGGGACGGATCCGGATCAGCCGGGAGGCCGATCAGGTGTGGGTGGGCGGCCGTGCCGACGTGGTCATCTCGGGGTCAGTCGAGCTCTGA
- a CDS encoding carbohydrate ABC transporter permease: protein MAVMQETTRIVLAGKEPRAQRRAPRTAGGWLIVLGKVILGALFVVASLFPLAWMVIAGFKSKTEVVETPFQFFPEVWLWQNYAQILADPTFLRTLLWTFFGAVLFTVGSLAVNSLAAYAFARLDFRFKGTIWAIVITTMFIPGMTILLTSFIVVTRLSMLDTLGVLVIPGLASAGMVFFIRQFYLNIPKSLEEAAMLDGCGRFGIFVRIFLPLSKPPFVVMGITAFLAYWNSYVWPILTITSPERFVLQQYLATFRSERSTELGLLMAGSVLAAAPVIILFLIFQRQIIGNIKMAGLK from the coding sequence ATGGCCGTCATGCAGGAGACCACCCGCATCGTCCTCGCCGGCAAGGAGCCGCGCGCACAGCGCAGAGCGCCGCGCACGGCCGGCGGCTGGCTGATCGTCCTCGGCAAGGTGATCCTCGGCGCGCTCTTCGTCGTCGCCTCGCTGTTCCCGCTCGCCTGGATGGTGATCGCGGGATTCAAGTCGAAGACCGAGGTCGTCGAGACCCCGTTCCAGTTCTTCCCCGAGGTGTGGCTGTGGCAGAACTACGCGCAGATCCTCGCTGACCCGACGTTCCTGCGCACACTGCTGTGGACGTTCTTCGGAGCCGTGCTCTTCACGGTCGGCAGCCTGGCGGTCAACTCCCTCGCCGCCTACGCCTTCGCGCGCCTCGACTTCCGGTTCAAGGGGACGATCTGGGCGATCGTCATCACGACGATGTTCATCCCGGGCATGACCATCCTGCTCACGAGCTTCATCGTCGTGACGCGCCTGTCCATGCTCGACACCCTCGGCGTGCTGGTGATCCCCGGGCTCGCCAGCGCCGGGATGGTGTTCTTCATCCGGCAGTTCTACCTGAACATCCCGAAGAGCCTCGAAGAGGCCGCGATGCTCGACGGCTGCGGCCGGTTCGGCATCTTCGTGCGGATCTTCCTGCCGCTGTCGAAGCCCCCGTTCGTGGTCATGGGCATCACGGCGTTCCTCGCGTACTGGAACTCCTATGTCTGGCCGATCCTGACCATCACCTCGCCGGAGAGGTTCGTCCTGCAGCAGTACCTGGCGACCTTCCGCTCGGAGCGCAGCACCGAGCTGGGGCTGCTCATGGCGGGGTCCGTGCTGGCGGCGGCACCGGTGATCATCCTGTTCCTGATCTTCCAGCGCCAGATCATCGGCAACATCAAGATGGCAGGTCTCAAGTAG
- a CDS encoding LacI family DNA-binding transcriptional regulator: MATIYDVAELAGVSPATVSRVFNGTSVSEEKVAAVRDAAEKLSFTPNRTARTLRRQSSEVIALVIPDIENPYFTEMARGVEDVASEAGYSVVLCNSDAQMEKEATYLRIAIAEHMSGVIIATADEGTKLDTILATGRPVVAVDRSTTYDIDGVVMANRAAGTSATKDLIDAGYRRIAYIGGPEHIDTAAERAAGWRTALGAAYPDLDLDALQRFETFRVDGGRAAMEDLLSLPEPPDAVVAGNNLIGVGAIQVLTEHGLTPPHVGVAVIGSLPFTTLSPSAVTVVRLPARHMGVTAARMLLERIKGDKQPARTVVLRNEVQPANPRS, translated from the coding sequence ATGGCCACGATCTACGACGTCGCAGAACTCGCGGGAGTCTCTCCCGCGACGGTCTCGCGCGTCTTCAACGGCACGAGCGTGTCGGAGGAGAAGGTCGCCGCGGTCCGGGATGCCGCCGAGAAGCTGAGCTTCACACCGAATCGCACGGCACGCACCCTGCGCCGCCAGAGCTCCGAGGTGATCGCTCTGGTGATCCCCGACATCGAGAACCCCTACTTCACCGAGATGGCCCGCGGCGTCGAGGACGTGGCATCCGAAGCCGGCTACTCGGTCGTGCTCTGCAACTCCGATGCCCAGATGGAGAAGGAGGCCACGTACCTCCGGATCGCGATCGCCGAGCACATGTCCGGCGTGATCATCGCGACGGCGGACGAGGGCACCAAGCTCGACACGATCCTGGCGACCGGGCGACCCGTCGTCGCCGTCGACCGCAGCACGACCTACGACATCGACGGGGTCGTCATGGCGAACCGCGCCGCCGGGACGTCGGCGACCAAGGATCTGATCGACGCGGGGTATCGGCGCATCGCCTACATCGGCGGCCCCGAGCACATCGACACGGCGGCCGAGCGCGCCGCGGGGTGGCGTACGGCGCTCGGTGCCGCGTATCCGGATCTCGACCTCGACGCGCTACAGCGGTTCGAGACGTTCCGCGTCGACGGCGGCCGTGCCGCCATGGAGGATCTCCTCTCGCTGCCGGAACCGCCGGATGCCGTCGTCGCCGGGAACAACCTCATCGGCGTCGGCGCGATCCAGGTGCTCACCGAGCACGGGCTCACGCCGCCCCACGTGGGGGTCGCCGTCATCGGCTCGCTGCCGTTCACGACACTGTCGCCCAGTGCCGTGACCGTCGTGCGACTGCCCGCCCGCCACATGGGCGTGACCGCGGCGCGGATGCTGCTCGAGCGCATCAAGGGCGACAAGCAGCCGGCGCGCACGGTCGTGCTGCGCAACGAGGTGCAGCCCGCGAACCCTCGGTCCTGA
- a CDS encoding glycoside hydrolase family 172 protein: MTSASSDLASLAALRSVQTRSISPENFDGSAGGGGRATEGTGAGNARDLGPGWKISPSIDIKAGETFELANIEGAGKITHIWITTHTDNWRTLLLRAYWDGSEEPAVEVPYGDFFCNGWGVFAQVNSQTIAANPHGGFNSYWPMPFKDGARLTVENTSVVDVRVYYQVTYEIGGDHSNDAYFHAQWRRSNPLEDLTPHVILEGIEGHGQYVGTYIAWGVNSNGWWGEGEIKFYLDDDTEYPTICGTGTEDYFGGAWNFDIPGSGYTEFSTPYLGMPQVIRPDGLYVSQQRFGMYRWHLLDPIHFATGIPKVDIQALGWRSGWRYLPLRDDIASTAVFYLDRPTARRPKTPTADDLEVHLGTAPVPDIGATPPRAPQD; the protein is encoded by the coding sequence ATGACTTCTGCTTCCTCTGACCTGGCATCCCTCGCAGCGCTGCGATCCGTGCAGACGCGTTCGATCTCGCCGGAGAACTTCGACGGTTCCGCTGGGGGCGGAGGCCGGGCGACCGAGGGCACGGGCGCGGGGAACGCGCGTGACCTCGGCCCCGGCTGGAAGATCTCCCCGAGCATCGACATCAAGGCCGGCGAGACATTCGAGCTCGCGAACATCGAGGGTGCCGGGAAGATCACGCACATCTGGATCACGACGCACACCGACAACTGGCGCACACTGCTGCTGCGCGCCTACTGGGACGGATCCGAGGAGCCGGCGGTCGAGGTGCCGTACGGCGACTTCTTCTGCAACGGCTGGGGCGTGTTCGCCCAGGTGAACTCGCAGACGATCGCCGCGAACCCGCACGGCGGCTTCAACTCGTACTGGCCGATGCCGTTCAAGGACGGCGCGCGCCTGACGGTCGAGAACACCTCGGTCGTCGACGTGCGCGTGTACTACCAGGTGACGTACGAGATCGGCGGCGACCACTCGAACGACGCGTACTTCCATGCCCAGTGGCGTCGGTCGAACCCCCTCGAGGACCTCACGCCGCACGTCATCCTCGAGGGGATCGAGGGCCATGGCCAGTACGTCGGCACGTACATCGCCTGGGGAGTGAACTCCAACGGCTGGTGGGGCGAGGGCGAGATCAAGTTCTACCTCGACGACGACACCGAGTATCCGACGATCTGCGGCACCGGCACCGAGGACTATTTCGGCGGCGCCTGGAACTTCGACATCCCCGGCAGTGGCTACACCGAGTTCTCCACCCCGTATCTCGGGATGCCGCAGGTGATCAGACCGGACGGCCTCTATGTGAGCCAGCAGCGCTTCGGCATGTACCGCTGGCACCTGCTCGATCCGATCCACTTCGCGACCGGCATCCCGAAGGTCGACATCCAGGCCCTCGGCTGGCGGAGCGGCTGGCGCTACCTCCCCCTGCGCGACGACATCGCCTCGACCGCCGTGTTCTACCTCGACCGACCGACCGCGCGGCGTCCGAAGACGCCGACGGCCGACGACCTGGAGGTCCACCTAGGGACGGCTCCCGTTCCCGACATCGGGGCGACCCCGCCGCGGGCGCCTCAGGACTGA
- a CDS encoding GH116 family glycosyl-hydrolase, with amino-acid sequence MTRRARGIPHTSEATAFPLGGIGTGNVSIGARGELRDWEFENLPDKGRRNPHSFFAIHARPEGGVPVTRVLEAKITGRHDADAGYAFDQLAGLPRLDGATLHGEYPVVDVDFTDAVVPVDVSLHAFTPLIPLDADASGIPAAVLRYRVSNPGQVPVDVTVVGSVSHTAGRGTPGPDAPWGMRAMQSVRWREEGDVRGIDFGIDLPEDDPGYGTLSLTTTDAATTVKPQWVTSYWPDGARLFWNDLTDDGLLAPEPRLTLEDRPRGLFAELDVDPDAAPLTEEQMLAKLPRLRTGSLGIVHALAPGESRDFEFVLSWSFPNRRRGWHGHIVLDDPLGDGPLSPTVRNHYATLWPDAWAAAEHLHRELPALEGATDAFVEALYGSTLDPVLVDAIGANIAAARSTTGFVLESPNPELGEGPVFAAWEGSFDHGGSCEGTCTHVWSYAQTLAWLFPSLERSARRVEYLLETDDEGAQKFRGNRIFGGPSWFMAPAVDGQLGTLLRLHREWRFSGDDAFLRELWPAASRTLDYAIREWDRDGDGLLDGEMHNTYDIEFHGAEPLANGVYLAALRAGARMAEHLGEAERARAWTTRADHVAAAMDETLWNGEYYRQVIDDADAHRYQYGEGVLSDQLLGQFHASVNGLGHILPPERVESALAAIVAHNHRTDLSAHESTQRVYALNDEGGLLLASWPRGGRPAIPFVYSDEVWTGIEHQVAASLLFAGRYDDALLIERTLRARYDGGHRSPWNEIECGNHYARSLASWALLLGATGAQWDAPNGTLSFAPVGAGGSFLFTTGTGWGRVEIDDDALTLHLDGGALDVADLQLHGRSVGRGIRLRAGTSSASATQRFPLTTTPTPEAS; translated from the coding sequence ATGACCCGGCGTGCCCGGGGCATCCCGCACACCTCCGAGGCGACGGCGTTCCCCCTCGGCGGCATCGGCACCGGCAACGTCTCGATCGGCGCCCGCGGCGAGCTGCGCGACTGGGAGTTCGAGAACCTGCCGGACAAGGGGCGGCGCAACCCGCACTCGTTCTTCGCGATCCACGCGCGGCCCGAGGGCGGCGTTCCCGTGACCCGGGTGCTCGAGGCGAAGATCACCGGGCGGCACGACGCCGACGCCGGGTACGCCTTCGACCAGCTCGCCGGTCTCCCGCGCCTCGACGGCGCGACCCTGCACGGCGAATACCCCGTGGTCGATGTCGACTTCACCGACGCGGTCGTTCCGGTCGACGTCTCCCTCCACGCGTTCACCCCACTGATCCCGCTCGATGCCGATGCCTCGGGGATCCCGGCCGCGGTGCTGCGCTACCGCGTGAGCAACCCCGGCCAGGTGCCCGTCGACGTCACGGTCGTCGGCAGCGTCTCGCACACGGCCGGCCGCGGTACGCCGGGACCCGACGCCCCGTGGGGAATGCGCGCGATGCAGAGCGTGCGGTGGCGCGAGGAGGGCGACGTCCGCGGGATCGACTTCGGCATCGATCTCCCCGAGGACGACCCGGGCTACGGCACGCTGAGCCTGACGACGACGGATGCCGCCACCACCGTGAAGCCGCAGTGGGTCACGAGCTACTGGCCGGACGGGGCGCGCCTGTTCTGGAACGACCTGACGGACGACGGGCTCCTCGCGCCCGAGCCGCGGCTCACGCTCGAGGACCGCCCGCGTGGGCTGTTCGCCGAGCTCGACGTCGACCCGGATGCTGCTCCGCTCACCGAGGAGCAGATGCTCGCGAAGCTCCCTCGGCTGCGCACCGGATCGCTCGGCATCGTGCACGCGCTCGCCCCGGGAGAGAGCCGCGACTTCGAGTTCGTGCTCTCCTGGAGCTTCCCGAACCGGCGTCGCGGCTGGCACGGGCACATCGTCTTGGACGACCCACTGGGAGACGGCCCGCTGTCGCCCACGGTCCGCAACCACTACGCGACCCTCTGGCCCGACGCCTGGGCCGCTGCAGAGCATCTGCACCGCGAGCTGCCGGCTCTGGAAGGGGCGACGGATGCCTTCGTCGAGGCCCTGTACGGCAGCACCCTCGACCCCGTGCTCGTCGACGCGATCGGCGCGAACATCGCCGCCGCGCGGTCGACGACCGGTTTCGTGCTCGAGTCCCCGAACCCCGAGCTGGGGGAGGGGCCGGTGTTCGCGGCCTGGGAGGGATCCTTCGATCACGGCGGGTCGTGCGAGGGCACGTGCACGCACGTCTGGTCCTACGCGCAGACCCTCGCCTGGTTGTTCCCCTCGCTCGAGCGCAGCGCCCGGCGCGTCGAGTACCTGCTGGAGACCGACGACGAGGGCGCGCAGAAGTTCCGCGGCAACCGCATCTTCGGCGGGCCGTCGTGGTTCATGGCCCCCGCCGTCGACGGGCAGCTCGGCACCCTGCTGCGTCTGCACCGCGAGTGGCGCTTCAGCGGCGACGACGCGTTCCTGCGGGAACTGTGGCCTGCGGCATCCCGCACTCTCGACTACGCGATCCGCGAGTGGGATCGCGACGGTGACGGCCTGCTCGACGGCGAGATGCACAACACCTACGACATCGAGTTCCATGGTGCCGAGCCGCTCGCGAACGGCGTGTACCTGGCGGCGCTCCGTGCGGGAGCCCGTATGGCCGAACACCTCGGCGAAGCCGAGCGGGCGCGTGCGTGGACGACTCGCGCCGACCACGTCGCCGCGGCGATGGACGAGACGCTCTGGAACGGCGAGTACTACCGGCAGGTGATCGACGATGCCGACGCGCACCGCTACCAGTACGGCGAGGGCGTGCTCTCGGATCAGCTGCTCGGCCAGTTCCACGCCTCCGTGAACGGGCTCGGGCACATCCTGCCGCCTGAGCGCGTGGAGTCCGCGCTCGCCGCGATCGTCGCCCACAACCACCGCACCGACCTGTCTGCGCACGAGAGCACGCAACGCGTCTATGCCCTGAACGACGAGGGCGGACTGCTGCTCGCCTCGTGGCCGCGCGGCGGACGACCCGCGATCCCGTTCGTGTACTCGGACGAGGTGTGGACGGGGATCGAGCACCAGGTCGCGGCCTCCCTGCTGTTCGCCGGTCGCTACGACGACGCGCTGCTGATCGAGCGGACGCTGCGCGCGCGCTACGACGGCGGCCACCGCAGTCCGTGGAACGAGATCGAGTGCGGCAACCATTACGCGCGCTCGCTGGCGTCCTGGGCTCTGCTGCTCGGTGCCACGGGTGCGCAGTGGGATGCGCCGAACGGGACGCTGTCGTTCGCGCCCGTCGGAGCGGGCGGCTCGTTCCTCTTCACCACGGGCACGGGGTGGGGGCGCGTCGAGATCGACGATGACGCCCTGACCCTGCACCTCGACGGCGGCGCGCTCGACGTCGCTGATCTGCAGCTGCACGGCCGGAGCGTCGGCCGCGGCATCCGACTCCGAGCGGGCACTTCGTCGGCCTCAGCCACCCAGAGGTTCCCGCTCACCACGACCCCAACACCGGAGGCATCATGA
- a CDS encoding FGGY family carbohydrate kinase, which yields MRCTLGVDIGTSSSKGVLVDGDGRILATATRSHDVSRPRTGWVEMDGRVWWDEFVAIAREMLAAAPDAEIAGVGVSGMGPCILLTDDGDEPVRPAILYGVDTRSGAQIERMTAELGVDEITRIGGSTLTSQAGGPKLVWVADEEPDAWARARRFFMPASWLVRKLTGAYVLDHQSASQVSPLYDIENERWHDPSWERYADGIEQPALAWAGDIAGEVTAEAASATGIPAGTPVITGTIDAWTEAVSVGAHEVGDLMLMYGTTMFLVATGAETLRTPSMWTTAGAFAGTRNLAGGLSTSGALTAWLKDLTGADYPELLADAERSGPGARGLLVLPYFAGERTPIQDPDARGVIAGLTLEHERGDLYRAALEATALGVRHNVETMRAAGADIRRIVAVGGGTQGRLWLQVISDVTGLDQEVPETTIGASYGAAFLAATATAGTGAAPLIADWNPVAETVHPDAALRAFYDSLFDRYTRLYEGSKDVVHELAAAQRGASA from the coding sequence ATGCGCTGCACCCTCGGGGTGGACATCGGCACATCCAGCAGCAAAGGCGTGCTGGTCGATGGCGACGGCAGGATCCTCGCGACCGCGACGCGGTCTCACGACGTCAGCCGTCCGCGCACCGGCTGGGTGGAGATGGACGGGCGCGTGTGGTGGGACGAGTTCGTCGCGATCGCGCGCGAGATGCTCGCCGCTGCGCCGGATGCCGAGATCGCGGGTGTCGGCGTGAGCGGCATGGGGCCCTGCATCCTGCTCACGGACGACGGGGATGAGCCCGTGCGCCCCGCGATCCTGTACGGCGTCGACACCCGCTCCGGCGCACAGATCGAGCGGATGACGGCGGAGCTGGGCGTCGACGAGATCACCCGGATCGGGGGCTCGACGCTCACCTCGCAGGCCGGCGGCCCGAAGCTGGTCTGGGTCGCGGATGAGGAGCCCGACGCGTGGGCGCGTGCCCGCCGATTCTTCATGCCGGCATCCTGGCTCGTGCGCAAGCTCACCGGTGCCTACGTGCTCGACCACCAGTCGGCGAGTCAGGTCTCGCCGCTCTATGACATCGAGAACGAGCGCTGGCATGACCCGTCGTGGGAGCGGTACGCCGACGGCATCGAGCAGCCCGCGCTCGCCTGGGCGGGCGACATCGCCGGCGAGGTGACCGCGGAAGCGGCATCCGCCACCGGCATCCCCGCGGGGACCCCCGTCATCACCGGCACGATCGACGCCTGGACCGAGGCGGTGAGCGTCGGCGCGCACGAGGTCGGCGACCTGATGCTCATGTACGGCACGACGATGTTCCTCGTGGCGACCGGCGCCGAGACGCTGCGCACGCCCTCGATGTGGACGACGGCCGGCGCGTTCGCGGGCACCCGCAATCTCGCCGGAGGGCTCTCCACGTCGGGCGCGCTCACCGCGTGGCTGAAGGACCTCACCGGCGCCGACTATCCGGAACTGCTGGCGGATGCCGAGAGGTCGGGGCCCGGCGCCCGCGGCCTGCTCGTGCTGCCCTACTTCGCAGGCGAGCGCACGCCGATCCAGGATCCGGATGCCCGCGGCGTGATCGCCGGTCTCACCCTCGAGCACGAACGCGGTGACCTCTATCGCGCGGCGCTCGAGGCGACGGCGCTCGGCGTGCGGCACAACGTCGAGACCATGCGTGCGGCGGGAGCCGACATCCGCCGGATCGTCGCGGTCGGCGGCGGCACGCAGGGGAGGCTCTGGCTGCAGGTGATCTCCGATGTCACCGGACTCGACCAGGAGGTGCCGGAGACGACCATCGGCGCGAGCTACGGCGCGGCCTTCCTGGCCGCGACGGCGACCGCCGGCACCGGCGCAGCCCCGCTCATCGCCGACTGGAATCCGGTCGCCGAGACCGTCCACCCGGATGCGGCGCTCCGCGCCTTCTACGACTCGCTGTTCGACCGCTACACGCGGCTGTACGAGGGCTCGAAGGACGTCGTGCACGAGCTCGCCGCCGCGCAGCGCGGAGCATCCGCATGA
- a CDS encoding sugar ABC transporter permease, whose translation MASQAVQERREIRQRQNRYKYRDNRTAYWFLVPLVVLLGIFVIWPAIYAGYLSFQDWSFYKDPEFVGIRNYANVLKDPLFIATIGRGFLFVLMTVPAMLVLAFLFASLVVAVSRRAASVLKVSIYIPTIISAVITSIIFVLIYNYSGGLLNAFLGIFGVDPIAWIGDPKWALLAVAVPAIWLGMGLTSLIMVAAMVDIPTEYYEAAAMEGANWGQKTAYITIPQMKNVVLYLLITGFVAAIQQFELPLVMTQGGPLDSTTLPNLFIFNHFRNDVNVGYSIAAALLLFVVLGTISALVFKFVNSERLVD comes from the coding sequence ATGGCCAGTCAGGCTGTGCAGGAACGCCGGGAGATCCGGCAGAGACAGAACCGGTACAAGTACCGCGACAACCGGACCGCCTACTGGTTCCTGGTGCCGCTGGTGGTGCTGCTCGGGATCTTCGTGATCTGGCCCGCCATCTACGCCGGATACCTGTCCTTCCAGGACTGGAGCTTCTACAAGGACCCGGAGTTCGTCGGCATCCGCAACTACGCGAACGTCCTGAAGGACCCGCTGTTCATCGCCACGATCGGGCGCGGCTTCCTCTTCGTGCTGATGACCGTGCCCGCGATGCTGGTCCTGGCGTTCCTGTTCGCGAGCCTCGTCGTGGCGGTGTCACGACGGGCGGCGAGCGTCCTCAAGGTCAGCATCTACATCCCGACCATCATCTCCGCCGTGATCACGTCGATCATCTTCGTGCTGATCTACAACTACTCGGGCGGTCTGCTGAACGCGTTCCTGGGGATCTTCGGTGTCGACCCGATCGCGTGGATCGGCGACCCGAAGTGGGCGCTGCTCGCGGTCGCCGTCCCCGCCATCTGGCTCGGCATGGGGCTCACCTCGCTGATCATGGTCGCAGCGATGGTCGACATCCCCACCGAGTACTACGAGGCCGCCGCGATGGAGGGCGCGAACTGGGGGCAGAAGACCGCGTACATCACGATCCCGCAGATGAAGAACGTGGTGCTCTATCTGCTCATCACCGGCTTCGTCGCGGCGATCCAGCAGTTCGAGCTTCCTCTCGTCATGACGCAGGGCGGTCCGCTCGACTCGACGACCCTGCCGAACCTCTTCATCTTCAACCACTTCCGCAACGACGTGAACGTCGGCTATTCGATCGCGGCCGCGCTGCTGCTGTTCGTGGTGCTGGGAACCATCTCGGCTCTCGTGTTCAAGTTCGTCAACTCCGAGAGGCTGGTGGACTGA
- a CDS encoding DoxX family protein, with product MTNTTRPSASASLGLLVLRVVVGAVFAAHGAQKIFEYTLPGTIGSFAGMGIPLPEIAAPVVAFIELVGGILLIAGFFTRPVGILLAIDMAVALVAVHLPAGLWVGEGGYEFVAVLGVAALALAFTGAGRFSLDAALLRGRVPAWIA from the coding sequence ATGACGAACACCACCCGCCCCTCTGCCTCCGCCTCGCTGGGACTCCTCGTCCTCCGCGTCGTCGTCGGAGCCGTCTTCGCCGCCCACGGTGCGCAGAAGATCTTCGAGTACACCCTGCCCGGCACCATCGGCAGCTTCGCGGGCATGGGGATCCCCCTGCCCGAGATCGCGGCACCGGTCGTCGCCTTCATCGAGCTCGTCGGCGGCATCCTGCTGATCGCCGGGTTCTTCACCCGCCCGGTCGGCATCCTCCTCGCGATCGACATGGCCGTCGCCCTCGTCGCGGTGCACCTTCCGGCCGGACTCTGGGTCGGCGAGGGCGGCTACGAGTTCGTGGCCGTGCTCGGCGTCGCCGCGCTCGCGCTCGCCTTCACGGGCGCCGGGCGGTTCTCCCTCGACGCAGCTCTCCTGCGCGGACGCGTCCCGGCCTGGATCGCCTGA